In Roseofilum reptotaenium CS-1145, the sequence ATCAGGTTCTAAGTCAATTTGTTCTGAAATGATTCTATAGTAAGCCTAAATGAGTTGTGCAACTAGTGTTTTTATTCAAGCCCTTGCCCAGCAAGGGCTTGACCTGTCATTTTCCTTCGTTTGTTTTCTAAAATGATTTAGGCTTACTATCGAAAACCAAGGTGAAGCACGATCGGATACATTTTTCAACTCATCTAGCAGAGCGATCGTATCGTTGGTTTCTCCAAACTGTTCAAATAAAGTGAGTTATGCCAAAGTTGCTCTATGAATAATCTCCAATAACTGCCACTTTAAATTCCAGATAGTTTCTTCAAGATCGGTAGGAATTTCTGCCATATTTGATGAATTACTGATGATCTCCTAATGATTGTAACTCCGATCGCCGTGAGAACAGCCCTAGAGATCCGTGGTATACAGTTACTAGGGATGAATTCGTTCTTGGACTATTTTGATCGAGAGAGCGAAGACAGCACTGACCCAATGTAATCACTCAAGTCTCAATCATCTTAACTGGTTGAATTACAATGAATACGGATATTAAAAATCTGCTCTCGGATTTAATCAAACGCTATCGCTCTCAAGTTGATTTCCTTGCTATCCGTCTGGAAGAAGCAGAAGCAACCGATATCTTGCTGCGGGGGAATAAAGTAGAAACCCTCAGCGAAGGCATTTCCCTAGGGGGACAAGTACGTGCTTGTTACAAAGGCGGTTGGGGAATGAGTAGCTTTAACCAACTGGGGGTATTGTCGAAGCGGATAGAAGAAGCGATCGCCTCTGCGCGGTTGGTGGGACAAGAAGAAACCATTCTAGCGCCGATTCCCATTATCGAAGATAGTCAGGTCTTGCCCCTGGGGGGAACCCATCCCAGGGAGATTCCCCTAATCGAGAAAAAGGAATTGTGCGATCGCTACGCCGACATTCTCCACAGTACCAATCCTCAAGTAGCCACAACCTCTGTACGCTACGGAGACTGCTGTCAGCGGATTATCTTGATCACCTCTGAAGGAACGCTCATTGAGCAATCCTGGGTCGATTTAGAGATGCGCTTTGCCGCCACCGCTCGTCAGGGTTCCACTGTACAAACCGGACGGGAAACCACCGGATCGCGCAATGGGTACGAAGATTTAACCCAACTCGATAACCAAGTGCGATCGGCTGCCCAGCGTGCCGTTAATGCCCTCTCCCATCCTCCCATTAAAGGCAATACCTACACCGTCGTCATCGATCCAATTTTAACCGGATTATTTGTCCATGAAGCCTTTGGTCACCTTTCAGAAGCCGATATGGCCTATGAAAACCCCGATATCCTGGAAGTGATGACCCTAGGGCGCAAATTTGGCCCGGACAACCTGCAAATTCTGGATGGTGGAGCACCACAAGGTCACCGAGGCAGTTATTTCTATGATGATGAAGGAACCCCAGCCACAACCACCCAACTGATCAAAGATGGGGTATTAGCTGGCCGTCTGCATTCGCGGGAAACCGCCGGCAAACTGGGAGAGGAACCTACAGGGAATGCTCGTTGCCTCAATTATCATTATCCTCCCTTGGTACGAATGACCAATACCTGGATTGAGCGGGGGGAAACTCCTGTCAGCGATTTGTTTAGCGGTATTCAAGAAGGGGTTTACGCTAAAAACTGGCGAGGGGGAATGACCAATGGAGAAATGTTTACCTTTGGGGCAGGAGAAGCTTGGATGATTCGCAATGGGAAAATTGCTGAACCAGTACGAGATGTGACCCTTTCCGGCAATGTGTTTAGTACCTTAGCCGATATTGAGGGGATCGGTGACGATTTTTACTGGGATGAGTCCGGCGGTTGTGGCAAAGGGGGACAAAATGGGTTGGCTGTCGGCTGTGGCGGCCCCTCCTTACGCATCCAGAATGTAGTGGTGGGGGGAGAAGCAGAGAATGAGTAAACTGTAATGAGATCAAGTCCGAGTCATCAGTTTAACGATGTATAGTGCGTTTCCACTCCTAGATTGTTTCGGGAGAACATTGCCTATTCCCTGTTCCCTATTCCCTATTCCCTATTACCTATTCCCCAGCGCAAAGCGCTGTATGAGTAATGAGTGCCGTACCCATTACCCATTACTCCTGACGGATTATCCACCCACCGTTAATGAAGGTCGTGGTGTATCCCCTTCAACAGCTCTGCGATAGGACTCTACATTATCGTTGTAATCAATCGGGAGGACAGCAACTACGTTCTCGTGGGGACGGGGGATGATCACCCAGGATTCTAGGGTCGCGCCGTAAGCCTTCTCTACAGCGTCTATTCCTGCATCCATCGCCGTTTTGACCTCAGAAACATCTCCCCGGATATTTACGGTAAATCGAGCGCTCCCAACGCGAATATAGCCGACTAAGGTAATCCGTCCCGCTTTTACCATTGCGTCAGCAGCAGCCAAAATACCTGGGAACCCTTTAGTTTCAATCGCTCCAACAGCTTGCTGTCCCATAATTGTTGCTCCTAATGTTAATCAATAACCATTTTTATGCAAGATTTTATTGTAGGGGTTTAGGGGGTCACTTGAGTCAACAAAATGGGTAATGGGTAATGGGTAAAACCCGGTTTGCCTATTCCCTATTCCCTATTCCCTACTGCCTAGCGAAAGGGTTCACTGACTTCCGTGTAGTCGATGGGAAGTACGGCTTGGACATTTTCGGGGGGATTGGGGACAATGTAGTGCATCATCACTTTGCCTCCGTAGACTTTTTCCGCTTCCTGAATGCCCACTTCCATTGCTGGCACAACTTCAGATGTCCCCCCACGAATCGCTATGACAAAGTTGCCACTTTCGGCACGGTCGAAATAGACTAGGGTTACTCGTGCTGCTTTAACCATGGAATCAGCAGCAGCGAGAATGGAAGGAAATCCTAGGGTTTGGATGACACCAACAGCTTCAGGCACAGTTTTTCTCCTTTTAGGGGCATTGAGGTGAGTTCACAAAGGTGATTTCACTATTATTGTAGGGGAGAAAGGCGATCGCGCTGCTTTGGCTTTAAGCTAATTTAGCTTCTAGAGATTTGAGCAATTCTGTATTCACCCCAGATTCACGGGTGAGGGCAATTTTACCGGTGCGGGCAATTTCCCGAATGCCAAATTTTTGCAGCACTTGGACAATGGCGACCATTTTTCCCGGGTCTCCGACAACTTCCAAGGTTAGAGAATCTTCCGCTACATCCACGACACGGGAGCGGAAAATATTGGCTAACTCAATAATTTCCGAGCGACTTTGAGCCGGAGCATTAACTTTGAGCAACATTAATTCCCGTTCTACACAGGGGCTGTCCGTTAAGTCTTGTACTTTGAGGACATTAATTTGTTTGTAGAGTTGTTTGGTTATTTGTTCGATAATTTTGTTATCTCCAGGTACAACCATAGTAATCCGAGAGACTCCAAGCTGTTCGGCTGGCCCGACGGCTAGACTTTCGATGTTAAAGCCGCGACGAGCAAACAAACCAGAAATGCGACTTAAGACTCCAGCTTCATCTTCTACCAGTACAGAAAGGGTATGTTTCATAGTTGCTTCATCCGCTTACAGGTGATACAATCAGGTTCTGATTTTAGGTTTAATCTTACAGTATACGCCATAGACCCAACTATGATAGGAGGCTTGACTCGGCGATCGCCGACCCTATAATCCTTTCTTAAGATTAATCTGGGTTAATCACTCAATGAATCAGTACTGTACCAACCTTAAGACCCTTCAGTCCCGCTCAGAAGCACTCAAAAGGGTCACAATCCTGGTCTAGAGCAAGAAAGAAGTTAAAAATGTAGGGCAATTCAAAATCTGTCAGTTACAATGACAGAAAATCATCCATTTTGCCCACCTCTCCCACCAATTAAGGAATGGGGAGGTTGTGTGTAAACCTGATATCGGGTTCTCCTGAACCCTTAGATTCAATAGCCTACCATTGTTCTATCCCTAGAAAAACGAAAAACGCCTGTGGTTGACAAGAAAAGAAATCGCGATCTACCCCAAATTAACGAACGGATTCAATATCCCAAGGTTCGAGTCATTGATGGTGAGAACAAACAACTTGGCATTCTATCGCTCAAAGAGGCCCTAAAGCTTGCACAACAAGAAGAACAAGACCTGGTTCTAGTCAGCGATAAAGCCGATCCCCCGGTATGCCGAATTCAGGACTACGGAAAATTTAAGTTTGAGCAAGAAAAGAAAGCCCGCGAAGCTAAGAAAAAACAGCACACCTCTGATGTTAAAGAAGTGAAAATGCGTTATAAAATTGAGGAACATGATTACAATGTGCGCCTCAAGAACGCCAGGAAGTTTCTCCAGAAAGGAGATAAAGTTAAAGCAACAATTAACTTTAAAGGGCGGGAAGCCCAGCATAGCGATTTGGCAGAAGGGTTGCTCAAACGCTTGGCCAAAGATCTAGAAGAAGAAGCCGAAATACAGCAAGAACCGAAGCGGGAAGGGCGCAATATGATGATGCTTCTCTCGCCGAAAAAACAGTCATAAGTCATACTCTACTTAGGTGAACAGAGACTCTCTTGAGAGCCTAGGTAGAGCTAGACCGATGTAAACGACCAAAATATGGAACTCAACTATCAGGGACGCAGCTTAAACCGGTGGGGACAACGATTCTTCCAATGGTTTAACCTTCGGCCAGACGAAAGTGAGCGTACAGTATTAATGCTGGCGTTTTATACCGCAAGTTGTGTGGGACTCAGTTGGACAGAAGCGAGTACCGCTGATTTGTTCTTGCAACGATTTGGAGCCGAATCTTTACCCTGGATTTATATTGCTAGTGCTGTAATGGGTTCAGGATTAGGGTTTTTGTATGACTGGTTGCAGACCCTGCTCCCTTTGCGTAAGGTGATTGTGATTACAGCCGTACTGATGGCGATCCCCTTATTT encodes:
- a CDS encoding TldD/PmbA family protein, coding for MNTDIKNLLSDLIKRYRSQVDFLAIRLEEAEATDILLRGNKVETLSEGISLGGQVRACYKGGWGMSSFNQLGVLSKRIEEAIASARLVGQEETILAPIPIIEDSQVLPLGGTHPREIPLIEKKELCDRYADILHSTNPQVATTSVRYGDCCQRIILITSEGTLIEQSWVDLEMRFAATARQGSTVQTGRETTGSRNGYEDLTQLDNQVRSAAQRAVNALSHPPIKGNTYTVVIDPILTGLFVHEAFGHLSEADMAYENPDILEVMTLGRKFGPDNLQILDGGAPQGHRGSYFYDDEGTPATTTQLIKDGVLAGRLHSRETAGKLGEEPTGNARCLNYHYPPLVRMTNTWIERGETPVSDLFSGIQEGVYAKNWRGGMTNGEMFTFGAGEAWMIRNGKIAEPVRDVTLSGNVFSTLADIEGIGDDFYWDESGGCGKGGQNGLAVGCGGPSLRIQNVVVGGEAENE
- a CDS encoding carbon dioxide-concentrating mechanism protein CcmK — encoded protein: MGQQAVGAIETKGFPGILAAADAMVKAGRITLVGYIRVGSARFTVNIRGDVSEVKTAMDAGIDAVEKAYGATLESWVIIPRPHENVVAVLPIDYNDNVESYRRAVEGDTPRPSLTVGG
- a CDS encoding carbon dioxide-concentrating mechanism protein CcmK — translated: MPEAVGVIQTLGFPSILAAADSMVKAARVTLVYFDRAESGNFVIAIRGGTSEVVPAMEVGIQEAEKVYGGKVMMHYIVPNPPENVQAVLPIDYTEVSEPFR
- the ilvN gene encoding acetolactate synthase small subunit — translated: MKHTLSVLVEDEAGVLSRISGLFARRGFNIESLAVGPAEQLGVSRITMVVPGDNKIIEQITKQLYKQINVLKVQDLTDSPCVERELMLLKVNAPAQSRSEIIELANIFRSRVVDVAEDSLTLEVVGDPGKMVAIVQVLQKFGIREIARTGKIALTRESGVNTELLKSLEAKLA
- the infC gene encoding translation initiation factor IF-3; the encoded protein is MVLSLEKRKTPVVDKKRNRDLPQINERIQYPKVRVIDGENKQLGILSLKEALKLAQQEEQDLVLVSDKADPPVCRIQDYGKFKFEQEKKAREAKKKQHTSDVKEVKMRYKIEEHDYNVRLKNARKFLQKGDKVKATINFKGREAQHSDLAEGLLKRLAKDLEEEAEIQQEPKREGRNMMMLLSPKKQS